GATAATAATCAACTAATTAAAAGCTCTGCAACCTATTAAAAAAGCAACTAAATTGTCCCTTTATTTTTATTCGGTTTTTAATCTTATATTAACTAAATTTGCACCGTTAAATACAACAAACTACACAACAATGATCCATTTCTTTGAAAACCAAAGCAAAACTGTTTTTGCAGTACAAACGCAAAACGAAATTTCAGCTCAAGACATTTCAAAACTTAATTGGCTTTTTGCCGACGCAAATAAAATAGAGAAATCCGCTTTGACGGATTTTTTTGTTGGTCCTCGTGCCGCAATGATTACGCCTTGGAGTACCAATGCGGTAGAAATTACTCAAAACATGGGGATTTCTGGAATCATTCGTATCGAAGAATTTTTCTATGTTTCAGAAAATTTCAACGATTTTGACCCAATGCTTTCGCAAAAATACACTGAGTTGAATCAAGATATTTATACTATCAACGTTGAACCAGAAGCTATTTTAGAAATTGATGACATTGCTGCTTACAACAAATCAGAAGGTTTGGCTTTGAGCACTGAAGAAGAAGATTATTTGAATAATTTGGCAACCAAATTAGGTAGAAAATTAACTGATTCTGAAATTTTTGCTTTCTCGCAAGCGAATTCAGAACACTGTCGTCACAAGATTTTCAACGGAACTTTTGTAATTGATGGTGTAGAGAAAGAAACTTCTCTTTTCAAATTAATCAAAAAAACATCGCAAGAAAATCCGAACGATATTGTTTCGGCATATAAAGATAACGTGGCTTTTGTAAAAGGGCCAAGAGTACAGCAATTTGCTCCAAAAACGGGTGACAAACCTGATTTTTATGAAGTAAAAGAATTTGATTCAGTTATCTCTTTAAAAGCAGAAACGCACAATTTCCCAACAACAGTAGAACCTTTCAACGGTGCTGCAACTGGTGCTGGAGGAGAAATTCGTGACCGTTTAGCAGGTGGACAAGGTTCATTGCCATTGGCGGGAACTGCTGTTTATATGACTTCTTATTCTCGTTTGGCTGATGATAGAAACTGGGAAAATGGTGTTGCCGAAAGAAAATGGTTGTACCAAACTCCAATGGATATTTTAATCAAAGCATCAAACGGAGCTTCAGATTTTGGAAATAAATTCGGTCAGCCACTTATTACTGGTTCAGTTTTAACATTCGAACACGAAGAAAACAACCGCAAAATTGGTTACGATAAAGTAATCATGCAAGCGGGTGGAATTGGATACGGAAAATTAGATCAAGCAATTAAACACAAACCACAAGAAGGAGATAAAATTGTAATTCTTGGTGGAGAAAATTATAGAATCGGAATGGGTGGTGCTGCAGTTTCTTCTGCAGATACAGGAGCTTTCGGTTCAGGAATCGAGTTGAACGCTATTCAACGTTCGAATCCAGAAATGCAAAAACGTGCTGCCAATGCAATTCGTGCTTTGGTAGAAAGCGATAACAATCCAATCGTATCTATTCACGATCACGGTGCAGGTGGACACTTAAACTGTCTTTCTGAATTAGTAGAAGAAACCGGAGGTTTAATCGATTTGGATAAATTACCTGTGGGCGACCCAACTCTTTCTGCAAAAGAAATTATTGGTAACGAATCTCAAGAAAGAATGGGATTGGTTATTGGCCAAAAAGACATTGACACTTTACAAAGAATTGCTGACAGAGAGCGTTCTCCTATGTATCAAGTTGGTGACGTAACTGGTAATCACCGTTTTACTTTTGAATCAAAAACTACTGGTCTAAAACCAATGGATTATGCTTTGGAAGATTTCTTTGGAAGTTCTCCAAAAACTGTGATGACAGATAAAACGATCGATTACAACTATAAAAATTTAGAATATTCTAAAGATAAAATCGCAACATATTTAGAAGCAGTTTTACAATTAGAAGCAGTAGCATCTAAAGACTGGTTGACTAATAAAGTTGACCGTTGTGTAGGTGGAAAAGTAGCTAAACAACAATGCGCTGGACCATTACAATTACCTTTGAACAATGTTGGGGTAATGGCTTTAGATTATTTAGGAAAAGAAGGAGTTGCAACCTCTATTGGTCACTCTCCTATTGCTTCTTTAATTGATCCTGTTGCTGGAACTAGAACTGCTATTGCTGAATCTTTATCAAACATAGTTTGGGCTCCAATCAAAGGCGGAATGGATGGTATTTCATTGTCTGCTAACTGGATGTGGGCTTGTAAAAATGAAGGTGAAGACGCTCGTTTGTATGCAGCTGTTGAAAGTTGTTCTGAATTTGCAATCGAATTAGGAATCAATATTCCAACAGGAAAAGATTCACTTTCGATGAAACAAAAATATCCAAACGATGAAGTTATCGCTCCTGGAACGGTAATTATTTCTGCTGGTGGAAACTGTATTGATATCCAAAAAGTAGTAGAACCTGTTTTACAAAAAGACGGTGGCTCTATTTATTATATTAATTTGTCACAAGATGAATTCAAATTAGGAGGTTCTTCATTTGCTCAAACATTAAACACAATTGGAAACGAAGCGCCAACTATTAAAAGTGCTTCTTTCTTCAAAAATGCTTTCAACACCCTACAAGAATTAATTCTAGACAATCAAATCCTTGCTGGACACGATATCGGAAGTGGTGGTTTAATCACAACTTTATTAGAAATGTGTTTTGCTGATGTGAATTTGGGAGCTAAAATTGATTTCTCTGTTTTTGAAGAAAAAGACATTATCAAATATTTATTTGCAGAAAATATTGGAATCGTTTTCCAAGCGAAAGAAGATTCAGTTTTGGAAAGCAAATTAAATGCAAACGGAGTTTCATTCTACAAATTAGGAACTGTAACATCTGAAGCTAGTTTGAATTTTGGTCCATGTCAATTAGATATTGCAAAATACAGAGATATTTGGTTTAAAACTTCATTCTTATTAGACCAAAAACAAGCTAAAAATGGAACAGCTCAGGCGCGTTTCGACAATTACAAAAACCAAGCATTAAACTATACATTCCCAACTCATTTTACAGGAAAAAAACCTGTGATTGATGATTCAAAACCACGTCCAAAAGCAGCTATTATCCGCGAAAAAGGAAGTAATTCTGAGCGTGAAATGGCTAACGCAATGTACTTAGCTGGTTTTGATGTAAAAGACGTTCACATGACCGATTTGATTTCTGGTCGTGAGACTTTAGAAGATATTCAATTCATTGGTGCTGTTGGAGGATTCTCTAACTCTGATGTTTTAGGTTCTGCTAAAGGTTGGGCTGGAGCTTTCAAATACAACGAAAAAGCAAATATAGCTTTGAAAAACTTCTTCAAAAGAGAAGATACTTTATCAGTTGGAATCTGTAATGGTTGTCAATTATTCATGGAATTGGAAGTAATTAATCCAGAGCATAAAGTTCATGGAAAAATGTTGCATAATGATAGTCACAAACACGAAAGTATTTTTACTTCTGTTACGATTCAAGAAAATAAATCGGTGATGTTATCGACTTTGGCAGGAAGTACTTTAGGAGTTTGGGTTTCTCATGGAGAAGGAAAATTCAATTTACCTGAACCAGAAGAGAACTACAACATTGTTGGAAAATACGGTTACGACAGTTATCCAGCAAATCCAAATGGTTCTGACTTTAATACTGCTATGATGTGTGATGTTACTGGTCGTCACTTGGTAATGATGCCACACATTGAGCGTTCAACTTTTCAATGGAACTGGGCAAACTATCCAAAAGATAGAAAAGATGAAGTTACTCCTTGGCATGAAGCTTTTGTGAATGCTAAGAAATGGATTCATAATCAAAAATAATAAAAGATCATCTTATAGTTAAAACTTAATTTCCTTAGCCCGTCTCTTTATAATTTTAGAGACGGGTTTTTCATGAAAGATTTTAGTTCGAAGTCACAAATAATTTTAAAAATCCCCCAATGAATTTTTTAAAAAAATCTCTTTTAATTTTAAGTATCCTACTCTTTATCAATCCAGTATTAGCACAATCTATTGATCTCTCCCTGAAGACAAATCCTTTTCTTCAATTAAGTTCTAATACAAAAGTATTAGGATTAAAAGGAAGTGTAAAAGAAATGCAAGAACACAAATTTGTAATAAACATTCAAGATCAAACAACAAATGATTCTGCATCAGTTAGTAATCAATATCAATTTGATCAAAATGGCTTAACTAAAGAAATGGAGGAGATTTTCACAAATGTAGAATCAAAAAAGAGTTTTTTTAGTTATACCAACAAAGGTTTTGTCTCACATATTGATATCGAAACGACACTTTTTTCTAATAACAAAGACACAACTGACACCACTACTGTGAATACCACAGAGAAAGATCCAATCTTTTCTACAGTTGATTACAAGTATGTACAAAAGAAAAATATTTTATTCAAAGGAGAAGATTATGTAGCGGGTACCCCTAAAAAAGTAACTACTCGAAATGAATACTTTTACCATTTTAATGATGATGGTCAAATTTTTCAAATAGACTACCAAACTATTGATTTAGTAACCAAATATAATTACGATGCTAATGGGTTAATAAAAGAGTCTTTGACATTAAAGTCTGGAGTAGCATTTTACAAAAACATTTATAAATATGATCGTAATAACAGACTAATTAAGATGGTAACTATTAACTCCGATAACATTTCAAAATATCCTAATGAAGAAATAGTTATATCCTATAAACTTGATCCTAACGGAAATATAATTGAGAAAAAAGTACAAAGCTATCTTTATTCTCCAAAAGGTTCTAAGACATTTACAGAAGGTTATTTATATCTTTATAATTACAAGTATTTATAGTTTTTTTATCTAAAATTCAGTTTGTATATTAGCTTAAAGTTCAAAAAATTTCCTAACCCATATCTAAAAAGTAACTCCCTTTACTGATTAGCATTTTACAATTAACCTACACCCCATGAAAAATTTCACATTACTACTAACAGTACTTATACTAAGTACGGCACATTCTTTTGCTCAAATAAAAATCACAAAAATTAAAGATAAAGACAAAGACCGATATATTGCTACGGTTATAGGTTATCCAATTACAGGTCTGTACACTTATGTGAACCAAATCACCCCTACAACAATCCTTAATGAAGATGGAACTGGGATAATGCAAAATGAAGATCTCACGAAAGATCCTATCATTTGGGGAATTGAATGTTCCGAATCGGGAATTCCAATTTTCAAAGAAGGATTCAATAGTGCTTCTTACTCTTTTTGGTATAAAAAAAGTACTTCTACTACTAAATCAGAAGATGATGATGAGTGGACTTTACAGCAATTTTCTATCCATTATGACCAAAAAAAAATGTTCATTTCTGGTGAACGCGTAAAAGAATATATAGAGTAATCTCTTTAAAAGAAAACACTGTAAATCCTTGTGCCACTTCTATTTTAGAAAATTTATTTTTAAAACAGAGTGTTCAGGGATTTTGTTTTATTAAACCAATTCGTTCAAATTTAGCTCATTTAAGAAATCGATTTCGTTGATTACCACTATTGTAATTATATAAATGATAATTAATCTTTCGAAAATAAAAATTATTATTATTTTTTATTTAATTTGCGATAAAATTTAATAATCTTATAATGATAACGATCACCCGTCTCTTTGATTTCCCATATTATCAGTTAGAAAAATACAACCTATCAGATGCTTTAGTAACAAAGCAGAACGGTGTTTGGGTGAAAACATCTACTCAAGAATATATCGATAAAGCCAATGCTATTTCTAGAGCGTTGCTGAGAATGGGTATTCAAAAAAATGATAAAATAGCTATTATTTCAAGTAATAATAGAACGGAATGGCATATCATGGATGCTGGTATTTTACAAACAGGTGCTCAAAACGTTCCCATATACCCAACCATCACTGAAGAAGATTATGATTATATCTTAAATCATTCAGAAGCGATGTATGTTTTCGTTTCGGATCTTGAATTATATAATAAAATCAATGCAATAAAAGGGAATGTTCCTTCTTTGAAAGAGGTTTTTTCTTTTAATGAAATTGATAATTGCAAAAACTGGACTGAATTATTAAAATTAGGTGAAGATACTAGCAATCAAGATGCTGTTGAAGAACGAAAAAACAATGTTAGTACAGAAGATTTAGCAACAATTATTTATACCTCTGGAACAACAGGAAGGCCAAAAGGTGTAATGTTATCTCATAAAAACATTGTATCCAATGTTTTGAATAGCGCTGACAGAATCCCTTTTGATCCAGGAGTTAGTCGCGCACTAAGCTTCTTACCAATTTGCCATATTTATGAGCGAATGGTAACTTACATTTATCAATTTTATGGTTGTTCCATTTACTTTGGAGAATCTATTGAAAAGATTTCAGATAATATTAAAGAAATCAGTCCATCAGTAATGACTGGTGTACCGAGACTTATTGAAAAAGTTTACGAAAAGATTATCGCCAAAGGATCTGAACTTACAGGAGTAAAAAAGAAATTATTCTTTTGGGCAGTGGAAGTTGGTCTGAAATATGAGCCTTATGGAGCTAATGGCTTATGGTATGAATTACAATTAAAACTAGCTCGAAAACTAATTTTCAGTAAATGGAAAGCAGGTTTAGGAGGAAAATTAGATTTGATTGTAAATGGAAGTGCTGCGTTACAACCAAGGTTAGCGAGAATTTTTGCTGCAGCAGAAATATACATTATGGAAGGTTACGGATTATCTGAAACCTCACCAGTAATCTCTGTAAATGATTATAGAAACAAAGGGTTTAAAATTGGAACAGCAGGTAAAGTAATCAACAATGTAGAAGTGAAAATAGCCGAAGACGGTGAAATTCTTTGCAAAGGACCTAATGTGATGATTGGATATTATAAAGACCCTGAAAAAACAGCCGAAGCAATAATTGATGGATACTTTCATACAGGAGACATTGGTAATATTGATGAGAATGGATTTTTAAAGATTACTGATCGTAAGAAAGAAATGTTTAAAACATCCGGAGGAAAATACATAGCGCCTCAACTTATAGAAAACACCATGAAACAATCTCGATTTATCGAGCAAATTATGGTTATTGGTGATGGCGAAAAAATGCCTGGTGCATTTATACAACCAAGTTTTGAATTCGTCAAAGAATGGGCAAAATTACACGGGATTGACCCAGGAAAAACCAATGAAGAAATCATTTCAAATCCACAGGTTATTGCACGTATTAAGGAAGAAGTAGATCATTTGAACACCAAATTTGGGAATTGGGAACAAATCAAACGTTTCGAATTAACACCAGATGTTTGGTCAATTGATGGTGGACACCTCACTCCTACTTTGAAACTAAAGCGTAAAATAATCAAAGAGATTTACAAAGATCTTTACGCAAAAATCTACGTACACAACTAAAACCAAATATTATAAAACCTGAAAAAGGCAGTCTATTCTAGACTGCCTTTTTTATTTCATTTCTTTAAAACAATATCAAAAAAAAACGATACCAATTATTTTCCAACATAATTAGGGCATCCAAAACATTTTTTATCCAAATTAAACTGATAAGCGAAAGAAAGCTCATAGATCCCACCTGTTTTACCAATTTTAGAGGTGTTTAAATCGTAAGAAAGACCTAAACGCAAATGTTCATATTGCAATCCTGTGAAAAAATTCACAGACGTTAA
The Flavobacterium sp. 5 DNA segment above includes these coding regions:
- the purL gene encoding phosphoribosylformylglycinamidine synthase, with product MIHFFENQSKTVFAVQTQNEISAQDISKLNWLFADANKIEKSALTDFFVGPRAAMITPWSTNAVEITQNMGISGIIRIEEFFYVSENFNDFDPMLSQKYTELNQDIYTINVEPEAILEIDDIAAYNKSEGLALSTEEEDYLNNLATKLGRKLTDSEIFAFSQANSEHCRHKIFNGTFVIDGVEKETSLFKLIKKTSQENPNDIVSAYKDNVAFVKGPRVQQFAPKTGDKPDFYEVKEFDSVISLKAETHNFPTTVEPFNGAATGAGGEIRDRLAGGQGSLPLAGTAVYMTSYSRLADDRNWENGVAERKWLYQTPMDILIKASNGASDFGNKFGQPLITGSVLTFEHEENNRKIGYDKVIMQAGGIGYGKLDQAIKHKPQEGDKIVILGGENYRIGMGGAAVSSADTGAFGSGIELNAIQRSNPEMQKRAANAIRALVESDNNPIVSIHDHGAGGHLNCLSELVEETGGLIDLDKLPVGDPTLSAKEIIGNESQERMGLVIGQKDIDTLQRIADRERSPMYQVGDVTGNHRFTFESKTTGLKPMDYALEDFFGSSPKTVMTDKTIDYNYKNLEYSKDKIATYLEAVLQLEAVASKDWLTNKVDRCVGGKVAKQQCAGPLQLPLNNVGVMALDYLGKEGVATSIGHSPIASLIDPVAGTRTAIAESLSNIVWAPIKGGMDGISLSANWMWACKNEGEDARLYAAVESCSEFAIELGINIPTGKDSLSMKQKYPNDEVIAPGTVIISAGGNCIDIQKVVEPVLQKDGGSIYYINLSQDEFKLGGSSFAQTLNTIGNEAPTIKSASFFKNAFNTLQELILDNQILAGHDIGSGGLITTLLEMCFADVNLGAKIDFSVFEEKDIIKYLFAENIGIVFQAKEDSVLESKLNANGVSFYKLGTVTSEASLNFGPCQLDIAKYRDIWFKTSFLLDQKQAKNGTAQARFDNYKNQALNYTFPTHFTGKKPVIDDSKPRPKAAIIREKGSNSEREMANAMYLAGFDVKDVHMTDLISGRETLEDIQFIGAVGGFSNSDVLGSAKGWAGAFKYNEKANIALKNFFKREDTLSVGICNGCQLFMELEVINPEHKVHGKMLHNDSHKHESIFTSVTIQENKSVMLSTLAGSTLGVWVSHGEGKFNLPEPEENYNIVGKYGYDSYPANPNGSDFNTAMMCDVTGRHLVMMPHIERSTFQWNWANYPKDRKDEVTPWHEAFVNAKKWIHNQK
- a CDS encoding long-chain fatty acid--CoA ligase; translation: MITITRLFDFPYYQLEKYNLSDALVTKQNGVWVKTSTQEYIDKANAISRALLRMGIQKNDKIAIISSNNRTEWHIMDAGILQTGAQNVPIYPTITEEDYDYILNHSEAMYVFVSDLELYNKINAIKGNVPSLKEVFSFNEIDNCKNWTELLKLGEDTSNQDAVEERKNNVSTEDLATIIYTSGTTGRPKGVMLSHKNIVSNVLNSADRIPFDPGVSRALSFLPICHIYERMVTYIYQFYGCSIYFGESIEKISDNIKEISPSVMTGVPRLIEKVYEKIIAKGSELTGVKKKLFFWAVEVGLKYEPYGANGLWYELQLKLARKLIFSKWKAGLGGKLDLIVNGSAALQPRLARIFAAAEIYIMEGYGLSETSPVISVNDYRNKGFKIGTAGKVINNVEVKIAEDGEILCKGPNVMIGYYKDPEKTAEAIIDGYFHTGDIGNIDENGFLKITDRKKEMFKTSGGKYIAPQLIENTMKQSRFIEQIMVIGDGEKMPGAFIQPSFEFVKEWAKLHGIDPGKTNEEIISNPQVIARIKEEVDHLNTKFGNWEQIKRFELTPDVWSIDGGHLTPTLKLKRKIIKEIYKDLYAKIYVHN